The following proteins come from a genomic window of Leucoraja erinacea ecotype New England chromosome 1, Leri_hhj_1, whole genome shotgun sequence:
- the slc26a1 gene encoding sulfate anion transporter 1 — protein sequence MENEEQMTKMELHLESQIRIERTVKEEVDTKKTIEKKLRENCSCSLDKLKNLIIGFFPVLHWLPRYKFKEWILGDTISGLLVAVVIVPQAIAYALLAGLETSSSLYASFFFSCIIYFLMGTSRHISVGIFSLICLLVGQVVDRELLLAGYEVEDFTVLPSAMNNANNWTSSNVTTSMIMNITFPGSLNMECDRKCYAISVSAALTFMCGVYQLLMAIFHLGFVSKYLSEPLLDGFATGASITIVTMQVKYLIGVKLPRSHGPGSVVVTWINIFKNIHKTNLCDLITTAICMPLLVVSKELGERYKDKCKFPFPMELTIVVIATIISHFVNLNEIYGSSITGPIPTGFLPPTVPSLTILPRVAIDAITLAIISFAFTISLSELFAKKHGYTIQANQETYALGFCNVIQSFFHSYASSATLVKTLVKDSSGCQTQLSSLVSAVLVLMLLLFLAPVFYSLQKCVLASIIIVSLRGALMKFRDLPQLWRMSKIDTMVWWVTMLSVCLISTELGLFTGVTFSLLCVIVRTQVPRTALLGRKQDSTLYEDQAEYNNLSSIPQIKIFRFEASLYYCNKDYFMESLMRKVGLNPALEIAKQKKAENKRKGKKKSGETFNGNINQEQPVVIKELIPKIYNFHTIILDCSTIQFLDSVGINTMKTVLKDYNDIGITVLLANCNPSVLDSLSRGQYFGENCKEMDNLLFYSVHAAVQYAEVKWSESGNSSL from the exons ATGGAAAACGAAGAACAAATGACCAAAATGGAACTTCATTTGGAATCTCAAATACGTATTGAAAGGACAGTGAAAGAAGAAGTTGACACGAAGAAAACCATTGAAAAGAAGCTGCGTGAAAATTGCTCGTGTTCGTTGGATAAGCTTAAAAACCTTATTATTGGTTTCTTCCCTGTCCTCCATTGGCTCCCACGATACAAGTTCAAAGAATGGATTTTAGGTGATACCATTTCAGGTTTGCTTGTTGCTGTTGTTATAGTTCCTCAGGCAATAGCATATGCATTGCTTGCTGGTCTAGAAACCAGCTCCAGTTTGTATGCATCCTTTTTCTTCTCCTGCATTATTTATTTCTTAATGGGTACCTCACGCCACATTTCAGTGGGCATTTTCAGCTTAATATGCCTCTTGGTGGGCCAGGTGGTCGATCGAGAACTTCTTCTGGCTGGATATGAAGTTGAAGATTTCACAGTGTTGCCATCAGCAATGAACAATGCAAATAACTGGACCAGCAGTAATGTTACTACATCCATGATAATGAATATCACTTTTCCTGGATCACTGAATATGGAATGTGACAGAAAATGCTATGCAATCAGTGTTTCAGCTGCCCTAACATTCATGTGCGGTGTTTATCAG TTACTGATGGCAATTTTCCATCTTGGATTCGTATCCAAGTATCTATCTGAACCCTTGCTGGATGGATTTGCAACTGGTGCCTCGATTACCATCGTAACAATGCAAGTCAAGTACCTCATTGGAGTAAAGCTGCCGCGTAGCCATGGACCTGGCAGTGTTGTCGTAACTTGGATAAACATTTTCAAGAACATTCACAAGACTAATTTATGTGATCTGATAACAACTGCCATTTGTATGCCTTTGCTAGTTGTTTCAAAGGAATTAGGGGAAAGATACAAGGACAAGTGTAAGTTTCCCTTCCCGATGGAATTAACTATTGTCGTTATCGCTACAATTATATCTCATTTTGTAAACCTAAATGAAATATATGGTTCAAGTATTACTGGCCCAATCCCCACCGGCTTCTTACCTCCCACAGTTCCGAGTTTGACTATTTTACCAAGAGTTGCTATTGATGCTATAACACTTGCAATCATTAGCTTTGCCTTCACAATTTCACTGTCTGAGTTGTTTGCAAAGAAGCATGGATACACAATTCAAGCAAATCAAGAGACTTATGCTCTTGGATTCTGTAATGTAATTCAATCATTTTTTCATTCTTATGCTTCCAGTGCAACTCTGGTTAAAACACTTGTTAAAGATTCCAGTGGCTGTCAGACTCAGCTCTCTAGTCTTGTGAGTGCTGTGCTGGTGTTAATGTTGCTCCTTTTCTTAGCTCCTGTATTCTATTCTCTGCAGAAGTGTGTTCTAGCAAGCATCATTATAGTCAGCCTCAGGGGAGCTCTCATGAAATTTCGTGACCTACCACAGTTATGGAGAATGAGCAAAATTGACACTATGGTTTGGTGGGTCACAATGTTGTCTGTGTGTTTAATAAGCACTGAACTGGGGCTTTTtacaggggtaacattttcacttcTGTGTGTCATAGTTCGCACTCAGGTACCTAGGACAGCTTTGTTAGGTCGGAAGCAGGACTCAACTCTGTATGAAGATCAAGCAGAATATAATAATCTTTCATCTATTCCCCAAATCAAAATATTTCGTTTTGAAGCTTCCCTATACTATTGCAATAAAGATTACTTTATGGAGAGCCTAATGAGGAAGGTTGGTCTGAATCCTGCTCTGGAGATTGCAAAGCAGAAAAAAGCAGAAAACAAGCGAAAAGGAAAAAAGAAATCAGGGGAAACATTCAATGGTAACATCAATCAAGAACAGCCTGTTGTCATCAAAGAATTGATTCCCAAGATCTACAATTTTCACACAATTATTCTAGATTGCTCCACCATCCAATTTTTGGATAGTGTTGGTATTAATACAATGAAGACAGTCCTGAAGGATTATAACGACATTGGTATTACAGTCCTCCTAGCCAACTGCAATCCTTCAGTGCTTGATTCTTTGAGTAGGGGACAGTACTTTGGAGAAAATTGTAAGGAGATGGACAACTTGCTTTTCTATTCAGTGCATGCAGCTGTTCAGTATGCTGAAGTCAAATGGTCTGAGTCAGGTAATTCCTCTCTCTAA